A window of Rhododendron vialii isolate Sample 1 chromosome 11a, ASM3025357v1 contains these coding sequences:
- the LOC131308079 gene encoding scopoletin glucosyltransferase-like: protein MAQLHVLFFPMMSHGHMIPTLDIAKLFAARGVKSTIITTPLNVHYFTKSVERTNELGFQMGILTIDFPAAAAGLPEGCENVDHITSDDLIPNFIKATTMLQGPLERLLDEVRADCLVADVFFPWATDVAAKFGIPRLVFHGTSFFALCASENVRLYNPHREVSSDDEPFLVPDLPHQISLTKMQLSPEEQDESGSDIAKLRIRMKESELSSYGVIVNSFYKLETEYADYYKNVLKRRAWHIGPVSLCNREIEDKTQRGKEASIDEHECLKWLDSKKRNSVIYVCFGSMAKYGDSQLYEIAMGLESSGQQFIWVIRREKNKEKNEGWLADGFEERMKDTGLIIRGWAPQVLILDHEAVGGFLTHCGWNSTLEGLSAGVPMVTWPVFGEQFYNEKLVTEILKIGVSIGALKWRLVIGGVRREEIGKAVQRVMVGEEAEKMRDKARGFKEMAAKVIEEGGSSQADLNFLIRELSLLKLN from the coding sequence ATGGCTCAGCTCCATGTCCTTTTCTTCCCCATGATGTCTCACGGCCACATGATCCCAACTCTTGACATCGCCAAACTCTTTGCCGCCCGTGGCGTCAAATCCACTATAATCACCACTCCCCTGAACGTCCATTACTTCACAAAATCAGTAGAAAGAACCAATGAGCTGGGTTTCCAGATGGGAATCCTCACGATAGATTTCCCGGCTGCCGCTGCTGGCTTGCCTGAAGGGTGCGAAAATGTCGATCACATCACTTCGGACGACTTGATCCCCAATTTCATCAAAGCCACCACCATGCTCCAAGGCCCACTGGAGAGGCTCCTTGACGAGGTCCGAGCCGATTGCCTCGTTGCCGACGTGTTCTTCCCGTGGGCCACCGACGTTGCCGCAAAATTCGGCATTCCACGGTTGGTCTTCCACGGGACTAGTTTTTTCGCCCTCTGTGCTTCGGAGAATGTGAGGTTATACAATCCTCATAGAGAAGTTTCGTCCGATGACGAACCCTTTTTGGTGCCCGATCTTCCTCATCAAATTAGTCTCACGAAAATGCAACTGTCACCGGAAGAACAGGACGAGTCCGGATCAGATATTGCTAAACTGCGGATAAGAATGAAAGAATCGGAGCTATCAAGTTATGGAGTTATAGTCAACAGCTTTTACAAGCTTGAAACAGAGTATGCTGATTATTACAAGAATGTTTTGAAAAGAAGGGCTTGGCACATTGGACCCGTTTCATTATGCAATCGGGAAATTGAAGACAAAACACAGAGGGGCAAAGAAGCATCGATTGACGAACACGAGTGTTTAAAATGGCTTGATTCCAAGAAACGAAATTCGGTGATTTATGTTTGTTTCGGAAGCATGGCGAAATATGGCGATTCTCAGTTATACGAAATCGCAATGGGTTTGGAATCTTCTGGCCAACAATTCATCTGGGttattaggagagagaaaaacaaagagaaaaacgAGGGGTGGCTAGCGGATGGGTTTGAAGAGAGAATGAAAGACACGGGCTTAATTATCAGAGGATGGGCTCCCCAAGTGTTGATTCTTGATCACGAAGCCGTGGGTGGTTTCTTGACTCACTGTGGGTGGAATTCGACGTTGGAAGGGCTTAGCGCCGGAGTTCCGATGGTGACTTGGCCGGTGTTTGGTGAGCAGTTTTACAATGAGAAATTGGTGACTGAGATTTTGAAGATCGGGGTTAGTATTGGGGCTTTGAAGTGGAGGTTGGTGATTGGTGGGGTGAGGAGAGAGGAGATTGGGAAGGCGGTGCAACGGGTTATGGTGGGGGAAGAGGCGGAGAAGATGAGGGATAAGGCAAGGGGGTTTAAAGAGATGGCGGCGAAGGTGATTGAGGAAGGTGGATCATCACAGgctgatttgaattttttgattcGCGAGTTGAGTTTATTGAAGCTGAATTAG
- the LOC131307664 gene encoding scopoletin glucosyltransferase-like, with product MAQLHVVFFPLMAPGHMIPTLDVAKLFATRGVKSTIITTPLNARYFTKSVQRTNQLGFQMGILTVDFPAVAAGLPEGCENVDQITSDDMSPNFAKATTLLQDPLERILDEVRPDCLVADMFFPWATEAAAKFGIPRLVFHGTSFFALCATENMRLYKPQREVSSDDEPFFVPDLPHPIKLTKMQLPEHERSESETDFGRIAASMEESELLSFGIIANSFCELETEYADYYRDVLKRRAWHIGPVSLCNREIEDKAQRGKEASIDEHESCLKWLDSKKPNSVIYICFGSVVKFDVSQLYEIAMGLEYSGQQFIWVVRRGENENESEEWLPEGFEERMKDKGLIIRGWAPQVLILDHDAVGGFMTHCGWNSILEGVSAGLSMVTWPVFAEQFYNEKLVTEILRIGVSVGALKWNTFSESSGLMREQIRKAVRRVMVGKDAEEMRNRAKEFKEIAKKAVEECGSSHTSLSDLIHELSSYRALRC from the coding sequence ATGGCTCAACTGCATGTCGTCTTCTTCCCGTTGATGGCTCCCGGCCACATGATCCCAACTCTTGACGTTGCCAAACTCTTCGCCACCCGTGGCGTCAAATCCACCATAATCACCACTCCTCTCAACGCTCGTTACTTCACAAAATCAGTACAAAGAACCAACCAACTGGGTTTCCAAATGGGAATCCTCACGGTCGATTTCCCGGCAGTTGCCGCCGGCTTACCCGAAGGATGCGAAAATGTTGATCAAATAACTTCCGACGACATGAGCCCCAACTTCGCCAAGGCCACCACCTTGCTCCAAGACCCGCTGGAGAGGATTCTCGACGAGGTCCGACCCGACTGCCTCGTCGCGGACATGTTCTTCCCGTGGGCCACGGAAGCCGCAGCGAAATTCGGCATTCCGAGGCTGGTTTTCCACGGGACTAGCTTCTTCGCCCTCTGTGCTACGGAGAATATGAGGTTATACAAGCCTCAGAGAGAAGTTTCGTCCGATGATGAACCCTTTTTTGTGCCTGATCTTCCTCATCCAATTAAGCTCACGAAAATGCAATTGCCAGAGCACGAACGAAGCGAGTCCGAAACAGACTTCGGCAGAATAGCTGCAAGCATGGAAGAGTCGGAGTTATTAAGCTTTGGAATTATAGCCAATAGCTTTTGCGAGCTTGAAACAGAGTATGCTGATTATTACCGGGACGTTTTGAAAAGAAGAGCTTGGCATATTGGACCCGTTTCGTTATGCAATCGAGAAATAGAAGATAAAGCACAGAGGGGTAAAGAAGCATCGATCGACGAACACGAGTCATGTTTAAAATGGCTTGATTCAAAGAAACCCAATTCGGTGATATATATCTGTTTTGGAAGCGTGGTGAAATTCGATGTTTCTCAGTTGTACGAGATCGCAATGGGTCTTGAATATTCAGGGCAACAATTCATCTGGGTTGTGAGGAGAGGGGAGAATGAAAACGAAAGTGAAGAGTGGTTACCAGAGGGGTTTGAAGAAAGGATGAAAGACAAGGGTTTAATTATCAGAGGGTGGGCCCCCCAAGTGTTGATTCTTGATCACGATGCGGTGGGTGGTTTCATGACTCACTGCGGGTGGAATTCGATATTGGAAGGTGTTAGCGCCGGACTTTCAATGGTGACATGGCCAGTGTTCGCAGAGCAATTTTATAATGAGAAGTTGGTGACGGAGATATTGAGGATCGGAGTTAGCGTTGGGGCTCTTAAGTGGAATACTTTTTCGGAAAGTAGTGGGTTGATGAGAGAGCAGATTAGGAAGGCGGTGCGGCGTGTCATGGTAGGTAAAGATGCGGAGGAGATGAGGAATAGAGCGAAGGAATTCAAGGAAATAGCAAAGAAGGCAGTTGAAGAATGTGGATCATCGCACACTAGTTTGAGTGATCTTATACATGAATTGAGTTCTTATCGGGCTTTGAGATGCTGA
- the LOC131308342 gene encoding scopoletin glucosyltransferase-like → MGLESSGQQFVWVVKREENENASEELLPEGFEERMKDKGLIIRGWAPQVLILDHDAVGGFVTHCGWNSTLEGISAGVPMVTWPVFAEQFYNEKLVTEILRIGVSVGALKRNTFTVSSGVMREQIGKAVQHVMVGKDAEEMRNRVKEFKEVTKKAAEEGGSSHTNLNNLIHELSSHQA, encoded by the coding sequence ATGGGTCTTGAATCATCAGGGCAACAGTTTGTCTGGGTTGTGAAGAGAGAGGAAAACGAAAACGCAAGTGAAGAATTGTTACCGGAGGGGTTTGAAGAAAGGATGAAAGACAAGGGTTTAATTATCAGAGGGTGGGCCCCCCAAGTGTTGATTCTCGATCACGACGCGGTGGGTGGTTTCGTGACTCATTGCGGGTGGAATTCGACATTGGAAGGGATTAGTGCTGGAGTTCCGATGGTGACATGGCCGGTGTTCGCAGAGCAATTTTATAATGAGAAGTTGGTGACGGAGATATTGAGGATCGGGGTTAGCGTTGGGGCTCTTAAGCGGAATACTTTTACGGTAAGTAGTGGGGTGATGAGAGAGCAGATTGGGAAGGCTGTGCAGCATGTCATGGTGGGTAAAGACGCGGAGGAGATGAGGAATAGAGTGAAGGAATTCAAGGAAGTGACGAAGAAGGCGGCTGAAGAAGGTGGATCGTCGCACACTAATTTGAATAATCTTATACATGAATTGAGTTCTCATCAGGCTTGA